In Rhizobium sp. CIAT894, the genomic window CGAAAGGCTGCGCCGCCACGTCGCGGTTTGATGCATATTTTCCAAGGGATTCCCGGTTCAACCGGCCGCTTGAGAAAAATATTTGCAGTTGCTGCTTTTATTCGCAGTTTTTTACGCTTCCGGCGCCCTAGTTTTCTGCGAACTATCCCTCATCCGATAACAACCTCCCAAGGATGGATAAACAATGAACTGGCTGAAAACCGTCGCCGCCGCTGCCCTCATTCAGGCTGCTGCCCTCCTGCCCGCCCATGCCGGCGAAAACCTCGCCGCCATCAAATCGACCGGCGTCTTCAAGATCGGCACCGAAGGCACCTATGCGCCCTTCACCTATCATGACGAAAGCGGCAAGCTCGTCGGCTTCGACGTCGAAATCGGCGAGGCCATCGCCGCCAAGCTCGGCGTCAAGGCCGAATTCGTCGAAGGCAAGTGGGACGGCCTGATCGCCGGCCTCGACGCCAAACGCTACGACACCGTCATCAACCAGGTCGGCATCACCGAAGCCCGCAAGCAGAAATACGATTTCTCCGAGCCCTATATCGCTTCCAAGGCCGTGCTGATCGTCCGCGACGGTGACGACAGCATCAAGACCTTCGCCGACCTGAAGGGCAAAAAATCCGCCCAGTCGCTGACCAGCAACTTCGGCAAGCTCGCAACCGAAGCCGGCGCCGAGCTCGTCGGCACCGACGGTTTCGACCAGTCGATCCAGCTGGTGCTGACCAAGCGTGCCGACGCCACGATCAACGACAGCCTGTCCTTCCTCGACTTCAAGAAGCACAAGCCCGACGCGCCGGTAAAGATCGCCGCCCAGCAGGAAAATGCCGATTACTCCGGCGTCATCATCCGCAAGAACGAGCCGGAGCTTCTCGCCGAAATCAACAAGGCCCTTGCCGACATCAAGGCCGACGGCACCTACAAGAAGATTGCCGATAAATATTTCGGCCAGGACGTCTCGAAGTAAGTCCCCGGGAAAAGACCCCTCCCCAACCCCTCCCCACAAGGGGGAGGGGCTTAAATGGCGGACCGCCTCATCTCAAAATAACCGTTTCGGCCTGCAGTTCGGCTGCTATTTCGCGCGGCGCGAGAGGCTGGGTAAGTCCCTCCCCCTTGTGGGAAGGGGTTGGGGAGGGGTACATCTCGGACCCACCAATCCACGAGAGGGAGCACCCCCTTGCCGCACTGGCTCCAATTGATGGCGGAATCGCTTCCCTCGCTTCTCTGGGCGGGGCTGATCTTCACCATCCCCCTCACGCTGCTGTCCTTCGCCTTCGGCCTGGTCCTCGGCCTGATCACCGCGATCGCCCGCCTTTTCGGCCCCGCGCCTGTTGCAGCCATCGCCCGCTTCTATGTCTGGGTGATCCGCGGCACGCCGCTGCTCGTCCAGCTCTTCGTGATCTTCTACGGCCTGCCGAGCATCGGCATCCTGCTCGATGCCTTTCCCGCTGCCCTCATCGGCTTTACGCTGAATATCGGCGCCTATAGTTCCGAAATCATCCGCGCCGTCATCTCCTCCGTGCCCAAGGGCCAATGGGAGGCAGCCTATTCGATCGGCATGAGCTGGCGTCAGGCGATGAGCCGCACCATCCTGCCGCAGGCCGCCCGCGTCGCCGTGCCACCGCTGTCGAACACCTTCATTTCGCTGGTCAAGGATACCTCGCTTGCCGCCGCCATCACCGTGCCGGAGCTCTTCCAGGCAGCGCAGCGCATCGTCGCCACCACCTATGAGCCGCTGATCCTTTATATCGAGGCGGCGTTGCTCTATCTCGTGCTCAGCTCCGTTCTCTCGCAGTTGCAGGTGCGGCTGGAGCGCCGCTTCGCGCGTTACGGCGGCATGCTGGAGGCCAATGCATGATCGAGCTTTCCAACATCGAAAAACGCTTCGGCGACGCCGTCATCCTGAAGGATATCAGCATCCGCATTCCCGAAGGCAGCGTCACCGCGCTGGTCGGGCCGTCCGGCGGCGGCAAGAGCACGCTGCTGCGCTGCATCAACCTGCTCGAAATCCCGACATCAGGTTCCATCCGCCTCGGGCAGGAAACGCTGAGCTTTGCACCGGACAAACGAACGAGCTGGCAGGCAATCCAGAAGATCCGCCGCCAGACCGGCATGGTCTTCCAGAACTTCCAGCTTTTCCCGCATCAGACCGCGATCGAAAATGTCATGGAAGGCCTGGTGACGGTCTTGAGGTGGCCGAAGGAAAAGGCGCGCGAACGCGCGATGGAGCTGCTGACCAAGGTCGGCATGACCCATAAGGCCGATGCCTGGCCGTCGACGCTCTCGGGCGGCCAGCAGCAGCGTGTGGCGATTGCCCGGGCGCTGGCGCCGTCGCCGCGCGTGCTTCTCTGCGACGAGCCGACCTCGGCGCTCGATCCGGAGCTTTCGGCCGAGGTGGTCGACGTGCTCGGCCGTTTGGCCAGCGAAGGCACGACGATGGTGATGGCGACCCACGATCTCAGGCTTGCCTCGAAGATCGCCAATGACGTCGTCTTCCTGGAAGCCGGAAGCGTGGTGGAAACGGGCAGCGCCAGGGCAATCTTCACCGCGCCGGAGCGCGAACGCACCAAGCGCTTCATCTCGACGATCAACGCCGCCCATACCTACGATATCTGAACATGTCTCACGTGAATCATGATTCACGTGAGACGCTTTGTCTAAAGCACGTCGCGTCAAATTTGATTCATGTGACGTGCTTTAGGTCTTTGTTTTTACGCATGTCGTTGTCGCAAAACCGCGGCACACTTTTGCGCGACATGCTCTAAGCGACCTGCCTCAGGCCGAGGTGACGACGGAGCGCGCTGCCTTCAGCGCATTGCCCCACCAGGTGATCTGGTCGAGCAGGTTCTTGGCAGCCTCGTTGAGATGCGCGTAATCGCCAAGGCTCTTGCCTTCCTTGAGAACGGCAAGATATTCGCTGAAGGCAATATGGACGCCGGTCTTGACGGAAGCAGCGCTCATTTCCACGAAGATCAGAC contains:
- a CDS encoding amino acid ABC transporter permease translates to MPHWLQLMAESLPSLLWAGLIFTIPLTLLSFAFGLVLGLITAIARLFGPAPVAAIARFYVWVIRGTPLLVQLFVIFYGLPSIGILLDAFPAALIGFTLNIGAYSSEIIRAVISSVPKGQWEAAYSIGMSWRQAMSRTILPQAARVAVPPLSNTFISLVKDTSLAAAITVPELFQAAQRIVATTYEPLILYIEAALLYLVLSSVLSQLQVRLERRFARYGGMLEANA
- a CDS encoding amino acid ABC transporter ATP-binding protein yields the protein MIELSNIEKRFGDAVILKDISIRIPEGSVTALVGPSGGGKSTLLRCINLLEIPTSGSIRLGQETLSFAPDKRTSWQAIQKIRRQTGMVFQNFQLFPHQTAIENVMEGLVTVLRWPKEKARERAMELLTKVGMTHKADAWPSTLSGGQQQRVAIARALAPSPRVLLCDEPTSALDPELSAEVVDVLGRLASEGTTMVMATHDLRLASKIANDVVFLEAGSVVETGSARAIFTAPERERTKRFISTINAAHTYDI
- a CDS encoding amino acid ABC transporter substrate-binding protein; protein product: MNWLKTVAAAALIQAAALLPAHAGENLAAIKSTGVFKIGTEGTYAPFTYHDESGKLVGFDVEIGEAIAAKLGVKAEFVEGKWDGLIAGLDAKRYDTVINQVGITEARKQKYDFSEPYIASKAVLIVRDGDDSIKTFADLKGKKSAQSLTSNFGKLATEAGAELVGTDGFDQSIQLVLTKRADATINDSLSFLDFKKHKPDAPVKIAAQQENADYSGVIIRKNEPELLAEINKALADIKADGTYKKIADKYFGQDVSK